In one Pseudochaenichthys georgianus unplaced genomic scaffold, fPseGeo1.2 scaffold_401_arrow_ctg1, whole genome shotgun sequence genomic region, the following are encoded:
- the LOC117442262 gene encoding olfactory receptor 51I2-like translates to MKSNSSLNPPYFQFTLFADFGPLRYLFFILCLFIYVTIVSANMVIILAVFLQKSLHQPMYIFISCLCSNSLFGSAGFFPRFLQDIVSDSHLVSRPLCFIQMYVIYTYACCEMTILTIMAYDRFIAICQPLHYHSKMTFKWVQVLVLVAVLYPVFTIGFCLYLTVRLPLCGNKLNQIFCSNWPVVQLSCVDTTLNNIAGQFVLVTIIFIPLFFVLYTYLQILLVCSRRSSEFRGKALQTCLPHIVSFMTYSISLFLEVSLTRFEAGQLNPSIAVILSLAYLIIPPLNNPIVYGLGLPQIKGGVLRFLKKGPAAEI, encoded by the coding sequence ATGAAGAGCAACAGCAGCCTGAACCCTCCCTACTTTCAGTTCACCCTGTTTGCAGACTTTGGGCCCCTCAGATACCTGTTCTTCATCTTGTGTCTGTTCATCTATGTGACTATAGTCTCTGCTAACATGGTCATTATTCTGGCAGTGTTCCTGCAGAAGTCTCTGCATCAGCCCATGTATATTTTCATCAGCTGTCTGTGTTCAAACTCTCTGTTTGGCTCAGCTGGATTCTTCCCCAGGTTCCTGCAGGACATCGTCTCTGACTCTCATTTGGTCTCACGCCCATTATGCTTTATTCAGATGTATGTTATTTACACCTATGCTTGCTGTGAGATGACCATCCTCACCATCATGGCCTACGATAGGTTCATTGCTATCTGTCAGCCCTTACACTACCACAGTAAAATGACCTTCAAATGGGTGCAGGTTCTTGTGCTCGTTGCTGTTTTATACCCAGTATTTACTATTGGCTTCTGCCTCTATCTTACTGTTAGATTACCGCTGTGTGGAAATAAACTGAACCAGATTTTCTGCTCTAACTGGCCTGTGGTGcagctctcctgtgtggacaccACTCTGAACAACATAGCTGGTCAGTTTGTCCTGGTGACCATCATCTTCATCCCCCTATTCTTCGTCCTGTACACATATCTACAGATTCTGCTGGTCTGCAGCAGGAGATCGTCTGAATTCAGAGGAAAGGCGTTACAAACCTGCCTGCCTCACATCGTGTCCTTTATGACCTACTCCATCTCTCTCTTCCTCGAGGTGTCTTTGACTCGATTTGAGGCTGGTCAACTGAATCCAAGCATCGCAGTTATTTTGTCTTTAGCGTATCTGATCATTCCCCCCCTCAATAACCCTATCGTGTATGGCCTGGGTCTGCCTCAAATCAAAGGAGGCGTGTTAAGATTTCTGAAGAAGGGTCCTGCTGCTGAAATATAA